The Deltaproteobacteria bacterium genomic sequence ACCAGAAGCAAATTTCTCAACCACGCGAGCAAATTCTTGGACGGCATTGCGATATTTTTTGTCATTAAAATAAGTTTCACCTAAATCGTAATAGGCCTTATCAGTAACCCCTTTTTCATTTGGCCACTTACGTACGATCGCTCGTAAAACTCCGCGGGCTTCTTTAGCTTTGCCCTGTTTTAATAGATCGCTAGCATAAACCAGCATCTCTTTTTTATCATTTGGGGCATTTTTATCAGGTGGCGTCTCTTTAACTGAACCAGATTCTAAAGCTTCAAGCCGTTTTTCAATTGAATTATCACCTTCAAGCTTTGCTTCAATTTTGCCCAGACGATATTCTGTCAATTCAATAAAACCACGCAGTTCTTGTATGTCTTTTATTAAGCGTTCAAGCTGTACCCCAAAATCGGCAGTGGTAGAACGTGCGGCTCTATTTAAGTCCTCTAAAGTACGGGCAACTTCTGCGATCTTACGATCAGCTAGCTGCATTTGCTCTTCTAAACGAGCCTGTTGTTCACTTAGACTTTTTTGATTGGCTGCTTGTTGTTGTTGCAGCAATTGAATATCACGCTGCATGTTTTCGCCTACCTCTTTCGGGACCCAACAACCAAGGATCCCGAAAAGAGGTGCGAAAACCAAAGCAAAAGGAAACTTCACTTTAACTATACGCTTGTTTTATTGAACTGATTGAATGAATTCAACACGGCGATTTTGCGACCAACAACCTTCATTATGCTCAGTACACAAAGGTTGATTTTTACCTTTTGAGCGCGTGGTCAAACGACCTGACTCAATGCCAAGATTCTTTAGATAGGAACGCACGGCTGCA encodes the following:
- a CDS encoding tetratricopeptide repeat protein — protein: MQRDIQLLQQQQAANQKSLSEQQARLEEQMQLADRKIAEVARTLEDLNRAARSTTADFGVQLERLIKDIQELRGFIELTEYRLGKIEAKLEGDNSIEKRLEALESGSVKETPPDKNAPNDKKEMLVYASDLLKQGKAKEARGVLRAIVRKWPNEKGVTDKAYYDLGETYFNDKKYRNAVQEFARVVEKFASGSYADQAYYKIGLCSMAIGNYEDAKIFFGEIIRNYKKSSLAKDAKKKLDEVQERLKKEANDKKHKTNKKSKT